One Solanum lycopersicum chromosome 2, SLM_r2.1 genomic region harbors:
- the LOC138342199 gene encoding uncharacterized protein, translating into MNTWGTKGLRTGAAAARGNQNPPQAPAEGVAMPVNPAGLTDAEVRASLAQMAQAITMQAQAMTAQVNRQDVLRENPPARSIADRLRDFTRMNPPIFTGAKTSEDPQEFIDELHKILVAMGATDIEKAELASYQLKDVAQTWCKMWRDSRVLGGVPVTWELFKTAFLERFFPREMKEAKVEEFINLKQGSMTVREYSLKFVKLSRYATPLVSTSREEMSRFLTGINGDLEEDCRAAMLHDNMDLSRLMMHVQQVEDSRKRRGVRDVRRPRPQDQAGPSHGGHRNNFGVREQPKFKKGQQSAGNSNPQRNTTPRGGRPEPKRGNGGEMQRPRKTCTKCGRMHLGECRQGTNACFGCGKSGHMVIDCPQNRGQAGGNAQPRPTPHNAAAAEPPKRNRFYALKGREEQEKSADVVTGMLQVFSTSVYALLDPGSTLSFVTPLLALTFEILPEVLHDPIVVSTPLGENVRTERVYKNCPIVVSGKAIRVVRFRFPNEEELVWEGYNPIRPNPLISNLKANKMMAKGLLCHLVSVNDLDHDVPSIDSVPVVNEFLDVFPEDLPGVPPLREIDFGIDLEPDTKPISIPPYRMAPAELKELKLQLKDLTDKGFIQPSISPWGAPVLFVKKKDGTLRMCIDYRQLNKVTIKNKYPLPKIDDLFDQLQGSSFFSKIDLRSGYHQLRVRDRDVPKTAFRTRYGHYEFLVMSFGLTNAPAAFMDLMNRVFREYLDSFVIVFIDDILIYSKTKEEHEQHLRLTLQVLRQHQLYAKFSKCEFWLRSVTFLGHVVSDQGVKVDPRKTEAVKKWPKPLTPTDIRSFLGLAGYYRRFVEGFSSIAAPLTTLTKKKSKFEWTDTCEKSFQELKDRLTSARELNLRQRRWLELLKDYDMNVHYHPGKANVVADALSRMSMGSTAHVEDEKKELVKEQLGYDLIGIMR; encoded by the exons atgaatacCTGGGGAACTAAGGGTCTGAGGACGGGAGCAGCAGCAGCTAGGGGTAATCagaatccaccccaggctccagctgaaggagtggccatgccagtgaacccagctgggttgactgatgcggaggtgagggcatctctagcccagatggcacaggccatcacgatgcaggcccaagctatgactgcccaagtcaaCCGGCAGGATGTTCTAAGGGAAAACCCACCGGCTCGCAGCATAGCTGACAGACtgcgagacttcacgaggatgaatcctccaattttCACAGGGGCTAAGACTTCAGAAGATCCCCAGGAATTTATAGACGAGTTGCATAAGATACTGGTGGCCATGGGGGccactgatattgagaaggctgagttggcttcctaccagctcaaagatgttgcacagacttggtgcaaaatGTGGCGAGATAGCCGTGTCCTAGGAGGGGTGCCAGTCACCTGGGAGCTGTTCAAGACAGCATTTTTGGAAaggttcttccctagagagatgaaagaggccaaggttgaggagttcatcaacctcaagcaaggATCCATGactgtcagggagtattccctgaagtttgtgaagTTATCAAG gtatgctactccCTTGGTTTCTACCAGCAGGGAGGAGATGAGCAGattcctcacaggaatcaatGGAGACCTGGAGGAAGATTGTCGggctgcgatgctccatgataatatggacctttctagattaatgatgcatgtccagcaggtagaggacagccgaaagaggagaggtgtacgtgatgttaggaggcctaggcctcaagatcaggcaggtcccagccatggaggccatagaaacaattttggcgTCCGCGAGCAGCCCAAATTCAAGAAGGGGCAACAGAGTGCTGGAAATTCTAACCCTCAGAGAAATACAACGCCTAGAGGAGGCAGACCCGAACCCAAGaggggcaatggaggtgagatgcagcgtcCAAGGAAgacttgtactaagtgtggccGAATGCACCTTGGAGAATGtagacagggcactaatgcctgtttcggttgtggtaagagtggacacatggtcATAGACTGTCCCCAGAACAGAGGTCAGGCTGggggtaatgctcagcctaggcctacCCCACATAATGCAGCAGCAGCCGAACCTCCGAAGAGGAACAGATTTTATGCCTTGAAAGgtagggaggagcaggagaagtccgctgatgtggtcacaggtatgctgcaagtattctcaacttctgtttatgctttacttgatccagggtctacgctttcctttgtaactcctctgCTTGCCCTTACCTTTGAAATACTAcctgaagttctgcatgatcctatagtggttagtacgcctttaggagaaaatgtgagAACCGAAAGGGTATACAAgaattgcccaatagttgtgagtggcaaggctat tagagtggtgaggtttcgtttccctaatgaagaagagttagtctgggaggggtacaatccGATTCGTCCTAAccccttgatttcaaatcttaaggccaataaaatgatggccaaagggttattatgtcatctagtgagtgttaatgatttagatcatgatgttccttccatagactcggtGCCTGTAGTAAATGAattcctagatgtgtttcctgaagatttgcctggagtccctccccttcgagagattgactttggtatcgacttagaacctgatactaaaccaatctcaattcctccttatagaatggctccagcagaactcaaggagttgaagctgcagttaaaagatctcacggataagggtttcattcagccgagcatatccccttggggcgctccagtgttgtttgtaaagaaaaaggatgggacccttagaatgtgtatcgattatcggcagctcaacaaagtcactataaagaataagtacccaCTTCCcaaaattgatgatttgttcgatcagctccaagggtctagtttcttctctaagattgatcttcgttcagggtatcatcagcttagagttaGGGATAGGGATGTCCCAAAAACAGCttttcgtacccgttatggtcattatgagttcttggttatgtcattcggtctcacaaatgcacctgctgcatttatggacctcatgaacagagttttccgtgaataccttgactctttcgtcatagtattcattgatgacattctcatctactctaagaccaaggaagagcatgaacagcatttgagactaaccttgcaggtacttagacagcatcagctgtatgccaaattcagcaagtgtgaattctggctgagatcagtgaccttcctgggccatgttgtgtccgatcaaggTGTAAAAGTGGACCCCAGAAAGACTGAAGCAGTTAAGAAATGGCCAAAGCCTCTTACACCCACCGATATCCGTAGCTttctgggattggctggttactaccgcaggttcgtggagggattttcttccattgctgccccacttacaaccttgacaaagaagaaatccaagtttgaatggacggacacttgtgagaagagtttccaggagctcaaggacagactcacttcagcc AGGGAGCTGAATCTACGGCAACGcagatggttggagctgttgaaggattatgacatgaatgtgcactatcatccaggtaaggctaatgttgtggctgatgctttgagcaggatgagcatggggagtacagcccacgttgaggatgagaagaaggagctagtgaaagaG CAATTAGGTTATGATCTCATTGGCATTATGAGGTGA